In Paenibacillus phoenicis, one genomic interval encodes:
- a CDS encoding GNAT family N-acetyltransferase gives MKNEITTKRMTLKIIDDTYTDQVLAFVVRNKDFLKAWEPLRTEDFYTYSVQQEILRDEAEKMEQGLLRKFWLFQDGRIIGSVALSNIVRGAFQSCHMGYRIDEQEQGKGLMTEAVEAVVGHAFRELHLHRIEANIMPRNHASLRVVQKLGFQNEGISKKYLQINGKWEDHIHMVLLNEEME, from the coding sequence ATGAAAAATGAAATCACCACGAAACGCATGACGCTTAAAATCATCGATGACACCTATACGGATCAGGTCTTGGCGTTTGTCGTTCGGAATAAAGACTTCCTTAAGGCGTGGGAACCGCTAAGGACGGAAGATTTCTACACTTACTCCGTTCAACAGGAAATCCTGCGGGACGAAGCCGAGAAGATGGAGCAAGGTTTGCTCCGGAAATTCTGGCTATTCCAAGATGGCCGGATTATAGGTTCGGTGGCGCTCAGCAATATTGTCAGAGGGGCGTTCCAGTCCTGCCACATGGGGTATCGAATCGATGAGCAGGAGCAAGGAAAGGGACTGATGACGGAAGCCGTCGAGGCGGTGGTTGGCCATGCGTTCCGCGAGTTGCACTTGCATCGGATTGAGGCAAACATCATGCCAAGAAATCACGCATCGCTTCGCGTGGTGCAGAAGTTAGGTTTTCAAAATGAAGGAATCTCGAAAAAGTACCTGCAAATTAACGGGAAGTGGGAAGATCATATTCATATGGTTCTGCTCAATGAGGAGATGGAGTAA